From the genome of Chitinophagales bacterium, one region includes:
- a CDS encoding cellulase family glycosylhydrolase: MRLLFFLLCLTSKENIVSQSSFVKTNGITFTIDNNPYRFIGTNYWYGGYLAADNTNNGFQRLCKELDFLKNHGINNLRVLFSGEGDDTYPYRISPSVQEKPGKYNEAILRSFDIFLNEVSKRNMKVVLVLNNNWEWSGGMGQYLEWAKYANPILPKTSNWDWDNYCNYISQFYDCDSCKFWYMKWIEKVVTRKNFINKKRYIDDKTIMAWQLANEPRPMKKSAIQSYKNWVKEISSYIKSLDSHHLVSIGVEGIIGTAMDTALFVEIHSLSSIDYATIHLWPKTWQWYNGETKHSTTDTTIERTKNYIELHRNLCRKILKPLVIEEFGLHRDSNSFKESSSTWHRNQYYQYIFNIGRQNNIAGYNFWGAFANRDKRMKSEFWHKSLPYGADPPQEEQGLYGIFQSDSSTWHLIRQNTLIP, translated from the coding sequence GTGAGATTGTTATTCTTTCTTCTATGCCTCACTTCCAAAGAAAATATAGTTTCGCAATCTTCCTTTGTAAAAACAAATGGAATAACTTTTACTATTGATAATAATCCTTACCGCTTCATAGGAACTAATTATTGGTATGGTGGATACCTCGCCGCTGATAATACGAATAATGGCTTTCAAAGGCTTTGCAAAGAATTAGACTTTTTAAAAAATCATGGAATTAATAACTTAAGGGTTCTATTTTCTGGAGAAGGAGATGACACGTATCCATATAGAATATCCCCTTCTGTGCAGGAAAAACCAGGAAAGTATAATGAAGCTATCCTTCGAAGCTTTGATATATTTCTCAATGAAGTTTCAAAACGAAATATGAAAGTAGTGCTGGTCCTCAATAATAATTGGGAATGGAGCGGAGGCATGGGACAGTATCTAGAATGGGCTAAATACGCTAACCCAATTTTACCAAAAACATCGAACTGGGATTGGGATAATTACTGCAACTACATTTCACAATTTTATGATTGTGATAGTTGTAAATTTTGGTATATGAAATGGATAGAAAAAGTCGTAACTCGAAAGAACTTTATCAATAAAAAAAGATATATTGATGACAAAACGATTATGGCGTGGCAGCTAGCGAATGAACCGCGACCCATGAAAAAGTCTGCAATTCAATCATATAAAAATTGGGTAAAAGAAATCTCCTCTTACATAAAATCTCTTGACTCTCATCATCTAGTCAGCATAGGTGTAGAAGGAATTATTGGTACAGCTATGGATACTGCATTGTTTGTCGAAATTCATTCCCTATCTTCAATAGACTATGCTACTATACATCTTTGGCCTAAGACCTGGCAATGGTATAATGGGGAAACCAAGCATTCCACTACAGATACAACTATAGAAAGAACTAAAAACTATATTGAGTTGCATAGGAATTTATGTCGCAAAATTCTAAAGCCTTTAGTCATTGAAGAATTTGGTCTGCATAGAGATAGTAACTCTTTCAAGGAAAGTTCTTCTACCTGGCATAGAAATCAATACTATCAATATATTTTTAATATTGGAAGACAAAATAATATTGCTGGATATAATTTCTGGGGTGCATTTGCAAATAGAGACAAGAGAATGAAATCAGAATTTTGGCATAAAAGTTTACCCTATGGTGCTGATCCTCCACAGGAAGAACAAGGATTATATGGTATATTTCAATCAGACTCGAGTACTTGGCATTTAATAAGGCAAAATACATTAATACCGTAA
- a CDS encoding copper homeostasis protein CutC — MKKLEIACCNLDSVIAANNGGASRIELFENLPNGGCTPSYGMIKKSKEVSSIPIYVMIRPRAGGFVYNRDELDIMQNDIEICKQLKVDGIVFGVLDENKHIDTDKCKELLKLWNNKSATFHRAVDITMDLDKSIRSIIELGFERVLTSGGKTTAIEGVDTILNMNRKYKDKISVMAGSGITSGNVQLFSELNEVHATCKVIKEGNEMFGKYTISEAATIGELRQKFIG, encoded by the coding sequence ATGAAAAAGTTAGAAATAGCTTGCTGTAATTTGGACTCCGTCATAGCTGCAAATAATGGAGGAGCTTCCCGAATAGAGTTGTTTGAAAATTTGCCTAACGGAGGCTGCACTCCTTCTTATGGCATGATTAAAAAATCGAAGGAAGTATCAAGTATTCCAATATATGTAATGATAAGGCCAAGAGCGGGAGGCTTTGTTTATAATCGGGATGAGTTGGACATAATGCAGAATGATATTGAAATTTGTAAGCAATTAAAAGTAGATGGCATTGTTTTCGGAGTACTAGATGAAAATAAACATATAGATACAGACAAGTGTAAGGAACTTCTCAAATTATGGAATAACAAATCTGCGACATTTCATAGAGCTGTCGATATAACTATGGACTTAGATAAGTCAATAAGGTCGATTATTGAGCTGGGATTCGAACGAGTACTTACTAGTGGAGGTAAAACTACAGCTATAGAAGGAGTGGATACTATTCTTAATATGAATAGAAAATATAAGGATAAAATCTCTGTGATGGCAGGAAGTGGTATTACGTCGGGTAATGTTCAATTATTTTCAGAACTAAACGAGGTACATGCTACATGCAAAGTCATTAAGGAGGGTAATGAAATGTTCGGAAAGTATACAATAAGCGAAGCGGCTACTATAGGCGAATTAAGGCAAAAATTTATTGGCTAA
- the deoC gene encoding deoxyribose-phosphate aldolase, translated as MNNYLDATILKPEAKRNEFLALCQDAMLFNFPAVCVPPFMIAICKEELKKSNVKVATVVGFPAGYQSIASKLFELKDAIHCGADEIDYVVHRGYLADNDYEKIQEETAAWVNICKTSNVISKWIIESSELMQDQKLKLLEIANELKPNYVKTSTGVYGSAKVEDVKLFREVLIPEINIKAAGGISDREKAQEMINAGADRLGVSQYRKIMA; from the coding sequence ATGAATAACTACCTTGATGCTACCATATTAAAGCCAGAAGCCAAGAGGAATGAATTTTTAGCGCTATGTCAAGATGCAATGCTATTTAATTTTCCAGCTGTATGTGTTCCGCCTTTTATGATAGCGATTTGCAAGGAAGAATTAAAAAAATCAAATGTCAAAGTAGCTACTGTAGTAGGATTCCCTGCGGGCTACCAATCGATAGCATCTAAGTTGTTTGAATTGAAGGATGCCATCCATTGTGGTGCTGATGAAATCGACTATGTCGTGCATAGAGGTTATTTGGCAGACAATGATTATGAAAAAATACAAGAAGAGACAGCAGCCTGGGTGAATATCTGTAAAACTAGTAACGTGATTTCTAAATGGATCATAGAATCATCTGAATTGATGCAGGATCAAAAACTGAAGCTTCTGGAAATAGCAAATGAACTTAAGCCAAACTATGTTAAAACTTCAACTGGTGTTTATGGAAGTGCTAAAGTGGAAGACGTCAAATTGTTTCGAGAGGTGCTTATTCCTGAAATAAACATAAAGGCGGCAGGAGGAATTTCAGATAGAGAAAAGGCTCAAGAAATGATAAATGCTGGTGCAGATAGATTGGGGGTATCTCAGTATAGGAAAATTATGGCATGA
- a CDS encoding 3'-5' exoribonuclease: MNNIEKRLFAVVDVETTGGKPIDTKITEIGIVISDGKQILSEYQTLVNPEKRIDWYVTKLTNITNEMVANEPRFDDLADTIQELLKDKIFVAHNVDFDFGILKRQFLEIGKPLDGKRLCTVKSAKKVFQGLSSYSLSNITEYLEIPLMNAHRALDDARATTHLLHKILEQADFDFLHAEIKEQNHIVELPEHWVIKDNKPLDHSSGIIYFHNDKDEIIYIDISKNFQKKIYEVVSGAQHNDFFYKRLLDNTRSLTLDFMDDLFKSELKMINDIQFQRPRYNKPFKAQNDTFAIYIKKDEKSLNYLTISRSKNIDIENIAPIIYSSSFRSAEKLKDKFNHSPEIAQLQVLKKQIYVDEEIMQDIHINQYNQSFMAKLCKDFICPIKDGYYVFNIWGENEVEAVSVENYYIKSWGKGVLENNKVVHFRSEFDFDKNQKVTRKFLSILGKTTYKLISTNANE; this comes from the coding sequence TTGAATAATATTGAGAAGAGACTTTTTGCTGTAGTTGATGTAGAAACCACTGGTGGTAAACCTATAGATACGAAAATTACAGAAATCGGGATTGTGATTTCTGATGGGAAACAAATTTTAAGTGAATACCAAACTTTAGTTAATCCAGAAAAAAGGATAGATTGGTACGTAACTAAATTGACCAATATCACTAATGAAATGGTCGCCAATGAACCAAGATTTGACGATTTAGCAGATACTATTCAAGAACTTCTCAAGGATAAGATTTTTGTAGCGCATAATGTAGATTTTGACTTCGGCATTCTTAAACGTCAATTTTTAGAAATCGGCAAACCACTAGATGGAAAAAGACTTTGCACAGTAAAGTCAGCCAAAAAGGTTTTTCAAGGATTGAGCTCGTATAGCTTAAGTAATATTACGGAGTATTTAGAGATACCCCTCATGAATGCTCATAGGGCATTAGATGATGCACGAGCAACGACTCACCTCCTGCACAAAATACTGGAACAAGCAGATTTTGATTTTTTGCATGCTGAAATCAAAGAGCAGAACCATATTGTCGAGCTACCAGAACATTGGGTCATAAAAGATAATAAGCCTTTAGACCATTCCTCAGGGATTATATATTTTCATAATGATAAGGATGAAATTATTTATATTGATATATCAAAAAACTTTCAAAAGAAAATTTACGAGGTAGTATCCGGTGCTCAGCACAATGATTTTTTCTACAAACGGCTATTGGATAATACCAGAAGTTTGACCCTAGACTTTATGGATGATTTGTTCAAGTCAGAATTAAAGATGATAAATGACATTCAATTTCAGCGACCTCGATATAATAAACCATTTAAAGCCCAGAATGATACCTTCGCAATTTATATAAAAAAAGATGAGAAGAGTCTAAACTATTTGACTATAAGTCGTTCAAAGAATATAGATATTGAAAACATCGCTCCGATTATTTATAGTTCATCATTTCGCAGTGCTGAAAAATTAAAGGACAAATTCAATCATAGCCCAGAAATAGCCCAGCTACAAGTATTGAAAAAGCAAATATATGTAGATGAAGAAATCATGCAAGATATCCATATAAATCAGTACAATCAATCTTTTATGGCGAAACTTTGCAAGGACTTTATCTGTCCTATTAAAGATGGATACTATGTTTTCAATATTTGGGGAGAAAACGAAGTCGAGGCTGTTTCAGTGGAAAATTATTATATAAAATCATGGGGAAAAGGAGTTTTAGAGAACAATAAGGTTGTACATTTTCGAAGCGAATTTGATTTTGATAAGAATCAAAAAGTTACACGAAAATTTCTTTCAATATTGGGAAAGACTACTTATAAATTAATTTCGACAAATGCTAATGAATAA